The following proteins come from a genomic window of Aspergillus oryzae RIB40 DNA, chromosome 4:
- a CDS encoding mRNA-binding ubiquitin-specific protease UBP3 (ubiquitin-specific protease) — MSRYEIMQDKDGQNHHSENPEGQHQARRSTRVPDPSPKEREREGQSRGGASDFPTCLDMMNPHLPAMPHGQPPMPTPRRQQDIPYSTGPPNMRSPPAYMGYPHMNGHLPPAYTQQYPHWFPPYPQMQPHPRPFQPPYAPMYVSTYPPQPAMAPAPIPPPSLPMHARTSTPLQSTMSPVGPAPAPINMPMQSPAVLPIHPTTSPIMSSPSASAPENAPTVAPTVSTPVKPFRAPSSISDQHFQLPWLSVPDRPFPARVSRRRRKSRALQSSVSVELLAKDTQQDGHDGRQGATKYVEPHTQTPSEPQTPTLSVAPSVANSTQPTTPASAVQSSVRPQSQSKGSKPAIPVVPVVPVVPGPGAPRQETKDDASRSSETRKSPGAVANIASRTAEDTSTERPIEQGESTTSEGSPKPPSPVRTAPKSWADLVRAKNQSKSAGVTGASSAVSNGVVKHKSESLADVLVNMGDDVSQYSDKTAFLEPRGLVNTGNMCYMNSVLQILVSCVPFYQFLDHIGRRASHSFQSDFPMIDALIMFMKEFRVIDAAHSEEQLRLRLKPNELEQYGDAFIPEFVYQVIRQLPRFRDMRVRSSLLIQPIYAQLTNYPNIQRGHQQDAQEFLGFLLEEMHEECARAAKDAPSTKTDGAASLSEEPSAADDESGDGWLEVGHKQKPAVTRSSGHMSYESPIMRIFGGQIRSEFKVPGNKTSVTLEPYQPLQLDIGSPEINNIVDALKGLTKPESIQGDFNSSRGPNVTATKQIFIENLPPVLILHLKRFQYDSVTRGTQKIWKKVGYPLDLEIPREVLPPNRRNIMMAQGGLPKYRLIGVIYHHGKNASGGHYTVDVRRQDGREWIRLDDTVIRRVRSEDVAEAGGEEDPKVLAAALEQHKRDTNTNIYEQIDDLDQSDNERGWSQVNGTGSGNHTSKKSTSAVTNGAPATSKAPSGTRTPIGRYGSKDNKVAYLLFYERIA; from the exons GCGACTTCCCGACGTGCCTAGACATGATGAACCCTCATCTGCCCGCGATGCCCCATGGGCAGCCACCCATGCCTACTCCCCGGCGGCAGCAGGACATTCCTTACTCTACAGGCCCCCCCAATATGCGCTCTCCTCCCGCGTACATGGGATATCCTCACATGAACGGCCATCTTCCCCCCGCTTATACACAGCAATATCCTCACTGGTTCCCTCCTTACCCTCAAATGCAGCCGCATCCACGCCCATTTCAGCCGCCGTATGCACCGATGTATGTCTCCACCtatcctcctcaacctgCTATGGCTCCGGCTCCTATCCCACCCCCATCGCTCCCCATGCACGCCAGGACTTCAACTCCACTCCAGTCCACTATGTCTCCTGTTGGACCAGCGCCCGCTCCGATAAATATGCCAATGCAATCTCCTGCCGTCCTTCCCATCCACCCCACGACTAGCCCTATTATGTCTTCGCCTTCCGCTTCAGCCCCCGAGAATGCTCCCACGGTTGCTCCCACGGTTTCCACCCCCGTCAAGCCTTTCCGTGCGCCG TCCTCAATTTCTGACCAACATTTTCAGCTCCCTTGGCTCTCTGTTCCAGACCGTCCGTTCCCCGCCAGAGTTTCCCGCAGACGCCGAAAAAGCCGCGCCCTTCAGTCTTCTGTTTCGGTTGAACTGCTGGCAAAGGACACCCAGCAGGACGGCCATGATGGAAGACAAGGTGCGACGAAGTATGTAGAGCCGCATACTCAGACTCCGTCCGAACCTCAAACACCAACACTGTCTGTTGCACCATCGGTCGCGAATTCCACACAGCCCACCACCCCGGCTTCGGCTGTTCAATCTTCTGTCCGTCCTCAGTCGCAATCCAAAGGATCAAAGCCAGCAATTCCTGTAGTTCCTGTTGTCCCCGTTGTCCCGGGTCCTGGCGCTCCGCGACAGGAAACGAAAGATGATGCCAGCCGCTCGTCAGAAACACGAAAATCGCCCGGAGCAGTTGCCAATATCGCAAGTAGGACAGCTGAAGATACTTCTACCGAGCGCCCAATAGAACAGGGAGAGAGTACTACTTCGGAAGGTTCACCGAAACCACCCTCCCCTGTTCGTACAGCTCCAAAGTCCTGGGCGGACCTAGTTCGAGCCAAGAATCAATCGAAAAGTGCAGGCGTCACCGGTGCCTCATCTGCTGTATCAAACGGCGTGGTAAAACATAAGAGTGAATCTCTTGCAGATGTATTGGTGAACATGGGAGATGATGTCTCCCAGTATAGCGACAAGACTGCGTTTCTTGAGCCCAGGGGACTTGTGAATACCGGGAATATGTGCTATATGAACTCT GTTCTCCAAATTTTGGTTTCTTGTGTACCTTTTTATCAGTTCTTGGATCATATTGGCCGGCGAGCATCACATAGTTTCCAGAGTGACTTCCCAATGATTGATGCTTT GATTATGTTTATGAAAGAGTTTCGTGTTATTGACGCTGCTCATTCTGAGGAACAGTTGAGGTTAAGGTTGAAACCCAATGAACTTGAGCAATATGGAGATGCGTTTATCCCAGAATTTGTTTATCAGGTGATTCGGCAGTTGCCACGCTTTCGAGACATGCGCGTACGCTCTTCCTTATTAATTCAGCCAATATATGCTCAGTTGACTAATTATCCAAACATACAGCGAGGACATCAACAAGATGCTCAAGAGTTCTTGGGCTTCCTTTTGGAGGAAATGCACGAAGAATGTGCTCGTGCCGCAAAGGATGCGCCATCGACGAAGACTGATGGTGCAGCATCTCTGAGCGAAGAGCCATCTGCAGCTGATGACGAGTCTGGTGATGGGTGGTTAGAGGTTGGTCATAAGCAGAAACCTGCGGTTACAAGATCTTCTGGTCACATGTCTTATGAATCACCTATCATGAGGATATTCGGTGGGCAAATCCGGTCTGAATTCAAAGTACCTGGGAACAAGACTTCTGTAACCTTGGAGCCTTACCAACCCTTACAGTTGGATATTGGTTCACCTGAGATCAATAACATTGTCGATGCTCTCAAGGGGCTGACAAAACCGGAGAGTATTCAAGGAGATTTCAACTCCTCGCGCGGCCCGAATGTCACAGCAACGAAACAGATCTTCATTGAGAATCTACCACCCGTTCTTATTCTTCACCTCAAACGCTTCCAGTACGATAGCGTTACCAGAGGGACCCAAAAAATCTGGAAGAAAGTTGGATATCCTCTTGACTTGGAGATCCCTCGCGAAGTATTACCTCCTAACAGGCGCAATATCATGATGGCCCAGGGTGGACTGCCCAAGTACCGACTCATTGGCGTCATCTACCACCACGGCAAGAACGCAAGTGGTGGCCATTATACTGTCGATGTCCGTCGCCAAGATGGTCGTGAATGGATTCGCCTTGATGACACTGTCATTCGCCGTGTCAGAAGCGAGGATGTTGCGGAAGCCGGTGGCGAAGAAGACCCCAAGGTGCTTGCGGCAGCCCTTGAACAGCATAAGCGCGACACCAACACGAATATCTATGAGCAAATTGATGATTTGGACCAGTCTGATAATGAGAGAGGTTGGAGTCAGGTCAATGGAACAGGCTCCGGTAATCACACAAGCAAAAAATCCACTTCAGCAGTTACCAATGGAGCTCCAGCGACGTCTAAAGCACCTTCCGGGACTAGGACTCCAATTGGACGATACGGGTCCAAGGACAATAAGGTTGCATACCTGCTGTTCTACGAGCGCATTGCATGA